In Pseudophryne corroboree isolate aPseCor3 chromosome 2, aPseCor3.hap2, whole genome shotgun sequence, the sequence GTAATATTGCTATACtctggtgtttgttttttttagattGACCTTTTAAAACAAAAAAGCCTTTTGCTGGAGATAACTGGTAAACTGACTGAAGGATTAGTAAATGGGAAGAAAGCCATGGTAAAATCTTTAAACCCATCAGGCAAAAAAGACAAAACGGATCACCTATTTAGAAATGAGGAGAATGACCCATTGTTGAAGATTGAAGAGAACACAACACATCAGAAGAGCAGGGAAAATCTAGAGATGGACATAGAGCGAGATCGGTTGTCAGGGGTGACTACAGTTCCTAGTTCTGGGCAAGGACTGCCACACAAAGACCTGAATAACAGGACTGGGTGGCCTTACTTCCAAGAAGTTTTCATGATGTCGGCCATAAACGGAGAAGAAATTGAGACATTAAAGGTAAAGAACACTTATCCACCTCCCCTTACTTGCAAATGGAGTACATGGAAATATAGGCCAATATGTCAGAGGCTGTCAGACTTTAGGACTCAGTAGATCAGAAAGCTTTTACAGTAGATCACTAAGTAGGCTCAATTGCACAACAGGCGCAAGCCCAAAAGTGATGGGGGTGTGGGGACTGTCTCACCAGAATTAGTCATTGGCCTCCACAGGAAGAAACACATTGAGCCCCAcagaaaaatacacacacacaattaaattGCCCCAGACCCCCCATAGAGACTGACCTGCCAGAGAGAGAAGCTCCCAGGTCCTCCCTGTTTTTGGCCATGACAGTCCAGCAGCAGCCTCAATGAAGATTCCAGAGAACTGGGCGTGCAGACGGGATGGTGGTCTGCTGCAGTTGCCACCATACCTGCCAGTCTTGATTGCCCAGGGGCCCGGCGTCAGCCACACTGTGCTCCCAAGCGGGCCTGTTCTCTGATACCCCCTTAAACCGGCTTTCTGGCTGCGGCACCTGTGTAATGGAGGCTGTCACATGTGCCTGCCTCAGCCAATTAGAATCCGTAGCAAGATTGATATAGTGGCTGTCATGACTTTGGGAGGGAACCAGAGGATATTTTGGAACCCAATCCTACGGCTCTGTGAGCAAGCAGTGCTGACCATCATGCCTCCAATTACAAGGGGAGGCAGCTTTTTCAAGGAGCAAGCAAAAAACGCTGATGTGTGCACGGGAAAGTCAGGAGTTTAAAGTATTTTAACTTGAAAAGGCCACAAAAAAAAAAGGCGTACCAGACACATGaatgcactgctgctgtgtgacgttatTCCCTTGTGTTTGTTCATCACATAATGGGGAGAAAACATACATTTGCAAAAGCTGCTTTATTGAGGGACATAAGACAACAGGCAGTGTTTAGCCTTGCAGCCACGGCAGTAATATGCAATTACAGTTGTACACCAGGCAGATATATGCACTTTATGCCATGCAACTATGTAGGTGCTTGTCCTTTCCCTGTTTCAGAAGTATCTAATGAGTCTCGCCAAACCCGGAGACTGGGAATTTCATAGCGAGGTTGTTACTACCCAGTCACCGCAGGAAATCTGCAACAATGTTATCCGAGAGAAGCTACTAGAGTATTTGCCGAAAGAGATACCTTACAATATCACCCAGGTAAGCCACTACAGCTATTATATGGAAATTGCATTATTCTAAAGGGGATTTTTCAATAAGATAATAAAGTATTTTGTTGGTGAAAAATGTTGACACCGGTCCTGTCCTCCCTTCACTTACCCAGTGGCCAAATGTGTTTTGTCTTCCAAAAACATTTATATAATCCTACTGCTTATAACTGGATACAGTTATCTGGCCAACCGCCGATCACAGTACCGAGCCGGGATCCCGCTCGCTCAATAGCccgccggtcagcatgccgaccaacagggattattcccactcgtgggtgtacacaACACCtatagtgtgggaatagaacctgtggccgaGCCCGCAGCGTAGTGAGCGTATGGTGGCCGGCGGTCTCCTGGCAGCTGGTCACACAAACTCAACCCCCTTATAACAGTGTGATAATCCTATTTGTTGTACTGAAATGTAGTTAGAATTTGTAATACATTTGAAACCTGAAGCTAATGGTTTGTTTTGCTTTTGTCTTCACATATTTTACTCCATGCACCTAAAGCTCGTCTGAGACTACATAGGTATAGAGAACGCTGTCAGCGGCGGTTTTCTCATCATGTAATGTACTATTTCATGGTACAGAGAGCCGCAATGCCATGACATATGCAGAATCCATGCTCTTTATGACATCTGCAGATGTACGCTGTAGATAATACGAGTCTTATCATGGTTTTATTCATACAATATTTCAATACGTAATTGAGCATTATTTTGATGCTTTGAATTACCTATTCTACATAGCTGATAAGTGACCACTACTTCTGGATTTATTTTTTTGAAACCAACAATGTACTTTTACCTTTGTTAGGGTGTTTGGTGTATGCAGATCATTATACTGCTAGATCTTATGATGGAATGTCGGGAACTCTCACCTTGTTTCTATAAACCTTTCATTATAGATCACAGAATTCTGGGAGGAAGGTTCTGGCGGGGAACTGGTTATTAAGCAGACATTACTAGTGCCAAAAGAGAACCATGTGGTGAGTAGTTATTCAAAATGTTAAGATTAGCTGTACAAAAGTAGACAACCTGTCTTTACAGATAAtaccatgggccggatgtaatggtgcCTGAGTTCAGAGGTCGAGCGGGATGCAGCCCGAACGTTGacgttttttaaaaggggcaatcgcttacaaggcaaaatcatgccttgtaagtgattgcccctttaaaacaatttccgagttcggccagcatcccgcacggccgccggacTCTGgcgccattacatctggccccatatcGCTCAGGCTGGTGTGGTATTCTGGCCATGTCTGAGGTTACCTGGTTGTGGTTGGTATATGATCATCATACATGAAAAGTGGTAACAGTATGCAGCACTGACATGATAGATGTTATATGGCCGGCCCAAATATCCTTCCCATCCTATACAATTGTAGCTGGTAGTTGGGAAAGTGGCTACTGTAATTGTCAGTAGCCACTTCAAAATGATTGGAATCATTATTAGTGGCTTAATATAGTGGGTTTGGTGTTGGTTCTATGGGTCATTGAGGTTAAATAATTTCACCTAATGCTCTACGTACTGTAAAATATATGGATATTGGCAGTCACCATGGTGTTTTGTGACCATGTATTTGCCTTTTCACAGAAACTTGTCATTGGCGCTGGTGGGGAGCTGATTGGCAGGATTGCAAATGAGGCTGGACGCGATTTAATGGACGTTTTCTTCTGTGATGTCCAGTTACGGCTTTCAGTGAAGTTTAAGAAGTGATGGAGAACACATTATTTATCATTTCACTATTATCAGCCAAGCGCTCTTGGCTTATTAGCCTGGACTGGAAACACTGCCAGTTTGCTGAGCGATTGCAGCAGGCTTTGTGATACATTAAGAAGCTCAAGCTGGAAGCAAGCATTTTATTCTTTTACATGTGGGAAGCCGTATTCACAAAACTTTGTGCTGCGTGACACACAGGGTTATCCTTACAGGACAGTGGGCAGGAGACCAAATAATTCTGTACAAATAAAGTCTTTTTATAATATACTCCTCATCTGTTCATGTAGTatgtcctcttttttttttttttttttttcttggacttggggTAGTTTAGTTTATTCTTATTGCTGGTCTGTAGAGGGCGCAAGTGGCCTGTGGTCTTCTAATAGGAGGAAGCAGATTGTGAGGTCCAAAGGGAAGCATGAAGTGTACTATTCAGCTCAAAGCTCAGTGCCAGTAGCTTATGGTTAGTCTCCAGGCAGGAAGAATTGAGGAAGGAGTTTGAAGGGATCCTGTAGTTATAGTG encodes:
- the ERAL1 gene encoding GTPase Era, mitochondrial, coding for MWGAALRSVRVEAARSLAGRRAASVILLRKQDPHRTNTLAACLYAKDSVIGKLLGASQDLPANDCLAQQVPAVSFNKDERDSLLKQVPDLPESPKILKIAIIGAPNVGKSTLSNQLLGRKVFPVSSKVHTTRCKAHGILTEGDTQLILLDTPGMVSAERAKRHHLEKSLQVDPWESMKLADVVVVLVDVSDKWMRKSLHLEVLACLSQYSHIPSILVLNKIDLLKQKSLLLEITGKLTEGLVNGKKAMVKSLNPSGKKDKTDHLFRNEENDPLLKIEENTTHQKSRENLEMDIERDRLSGVTTVPSSGQGLPHKDLNNRTGWPYFQEVFMMSAINGEEIETLKKYLMSLAKPGDWEFHSEVVTTQSPQEICNNVIREKLLEYLPKEIPYNITQITEFWEEGSGGELVIKQTLLVPKENHVKLVIGAGGELIGRIANEAGRDLMDVFFCDVQLRLSVKFKK